In the Deinococcus planocerae genome, one interval contains:
- a CDS encoding PucR family transcriptional regulator — protein sequence MVKLNALREELGLSPVTPDEDVPTFDGAAARLSSVPASRWRPVYARLLAREVRPHLPALVELLGDVKTAVDGPQAERAIAGWLAAVTGGQATIRSSWGDVVAQQGSPGEIRMEQRLVYEGRPVGSLHLEADPGWHPLFRLVAELARLARLQSAAAGAARRRVGERQFEALLAGDTTGAPEGGPCVLAALRLERPLPRAERAREAHIHRLDVLCSVGEGYFHGRDLGCLTTVRGDKALWLWPSQDPEREARGLHTALLNATDQDMRLGVSSPQPGYGEARAALRQALQALDEVRTPRGMVSFQRLDPLQALLDSPALHALAEQMRGRLRAEDEGGKLEDTLRQYLAHRGPLSGLARNLNLHVNTLRYRLRRIEEVLEGELSEPAFVARLYLAFHASPQTTEDRQRPG from the coding sequence GAGCTGGGTCTCTCACCCGTGACGCCGGACGAGGACGTGCCAACCTTCGACGGCGCGGCGGCCCGCCTGTCCTCCGTTCCCGCCTCCCGCTGGCGTCCGGTCTACGCGCGGTTGCTGGCCCGGGAGGTGCGCCCCCACCTGCCCGCTCTCGTCGAATTGCTGGGAGACGTGAAGACGGCGGTGGACGGTCCCCAGGCGGAACGGGCCATCGCCGGGTGGCTGGCGGCGGTGACGGGAGGGCAGGCGACCATCCGTTCAAGTTGGGGGGACGTCGTGGCCCAGCAGGGCTCTCCGGGGGAGATTCGGATGGAGCAACGTCTGGTCTATGAGGGCCGTCCCGTCGGCAGCCTGCACCTGGAGGCCGACCCCGGCTGGCACCCCCTGTTCCGGCTGGTCGCCGAACTCGCGCGGCTGGCCCGATTGCAATCCGCCGCTGCCGGGGCCGCCCGCCGCCGGGTGGGCGAGCGGCAGTTCGAGGCGCTGCTGGCGGGGGACACGACCGGCGCCCCGGAGGGTGGCCCCTGCGTCCTGGCCGCCCTGCGTCTGGAGCGGCCCCTGCCCCGTGCCGAGCGCGCCCGCGAGGCGCATATCCACCGGCTGGACGTGCTGTGCTCGGTCGGAGAAGGGTACTTCCACGGGCGGGACCTGGGCTGCCTGACCACCGTGCGGGGCGACAAGGCCCTGTGGCTGTGGCCGAGCCAGGACCCGGAACGCGAGGCGCGGGGCCTTCACACCGCCCTCCTCAACGCCACGGATCAGGACATGCGGCTGGGCGTGAGCAGCCCGCAGCCCGGATACGGCGAGGCGAGGGCGGCGCTGCGACAGGCCCTCCAGGCGCTGGACGAGGTGCGGACCCCACGCGGCATGGTCTCCTTCCAGCGCCTCGACCCCCTCCAGGCCCTACTGGACAGCCCGGCCCTGCACGCCCTCGCCGAGCAGATGCGGGGGCGCCTCCGGGCGGAGGACGAGGGCGGGAAACTGGAGGATACCCTGCGGCAGTACCTGGCGCACCGGGGCCCACTCTCCGGGCTGGCCCGGAACCTGAACCTGCACGTCAACACCCTGAGATACCGTCTGCGCCGCATCGAGGAGGTGCTGGAGGGCGAGCTGTCCGAACCCGCCTTCGTGG